From Paludisphaera rhizosphaerae, the proteins below share one genomic window:
- a CDS encoding type II toxin-antitoxin system VapC family toxin, whose translation MPHYFFDTSALVKHYHAEAGSLEVSKIVDDPKSINSIARLTLAEMVSVFARKVRTGEIRDPDFDLLKLRFFADVAHRLIVPVRILNGHFEAAGSLISKHGRTRQLHTLDALQLAVALSIQFPSPVDHFVSADQRLLEIAARQGLSCINPETI comes from the coding sequence ATGCCTCACTACTTCTTTGACACCAGCGCTCTCGTGAAGCACTACCACGCGGAGGCGGGCTCGCTCGAAGTTTCGAAGATCGTGGACGACCCCAAGTCCATCAATTCCATCGCTCGACTCACTCTGGCCGAGATGGTCTCGGTCTTCGCCAGGAAGGTCAGGACAGGTGAGATCCGCGACCCGGATTTCGACCTTCTCAAACTCAGATTCTTCGCCGACGTCGCCCATCGGCTGATCGTTCCGGTCCGCATCCTGAACGGCCATTTCGAGGCGGCGGGCTCGCTTATCTCGAAACACGGCCGGACTCGGCAACTGCACACGCTCGACGCCTTGCAACTGGCGGTTGCTCTCTCCATCCAATTCCCGTCGCCCGTCGATCATTTCGTTTCGGCCGACCAACGGCTTCTCGAAATCGCCGCCCGCCAAGGACTCTCCTGCATCAATCCAGAGACGATATGA
- a CDS encoding RNA polymerase sigma factor encodes MIERATDAILLRRFAEGREEAAFAELVERHGPGVKRVCRRFLRSEHDAEDVFQATFLLLALRASDVAWRSSVAGWVGDVARRLALHARSEIARRSRRETLASSLPGDFRFGDAGPLPDLECPLSAFTEEIERRDVRQAIDGALDDLPEKYRAPLALCYLEGKTNQEAAAALGYPVGSISRRLDRARSLLRKSLIGRGVTLGLLLAATVWAASFLRSDHRPDLPPTSGTIATAATHPDALRAAGLTELLAALERNDGEGLDRARIEAGVEHADRAAVVREESRNLAGATRLAARELAAKPDGSAASRLLATCVRCHVALH; translated from the coding sequence ATGATCGAGCGGGCGACGGACGCGATCTTGCTGAGGAGGTTCGCCGAGGGGCGCGAGGAGGCCGCGTTCGCGGAACTCGTGGAACGCCACGGGCCCGGCGTCAAGCGCGTCTGTCGGCGGTTCCTTCGGAGCGAGCACGACGCCGAAGACGTCTTTCAGGCGACGTTCCTGCTCCTGGCCCTGCGAGCCTCCGACGTGGCCTGGCGGTCGTCGGTCGCCGGCTGGGTGGGGGACGTGGCCCGTCGGTTGGCCCTCCACGCCCGGAGCGAGATCGCCCGCCGAAGCCGTCGAGAAACCCTCGCCTCATCCCTGCCCGGCGACTTCCGCTTCGGCGACGCCGGCCCTCTGCCCGACCTGGAATGCCCTCTTTCCGCATTCACCGAGGAAATCGAGCGGCGCGACGTCCGTCAGGCGATTGACGGCGCCCTGGACGATCTGCCTGAGAAATACCGGGCTCCCCTGGCCCTCTGTTACCTGGAAGGCAAGACCAACCAGGAAGCGGCTGCCGCGCTGGGATATCCCGTCGGCTCCATCTCCCGACGCCTCGACCGGGCCCGATCGCTCCTCCGCAAGAGCTTGATCGGCCGAGGGGTTACGCTCGGGCTGCTGCTCGCGGCGACCGTCTGGGCCGCCTCTTTCCTGCGATCCGATCATCGACCCGACCTCCCCCCCACGAGCGGAACGATCGCGACGGCGGCCACTCACCCCGATGCCCTGCGTGCGGCCGGGCTGACAGAACTCCTGGCCGCGCTGGAGCGTAATGACGGCGAAGGGCTCGACCGCGCCCGGATCGAGGCGGGCGTCGAGCACGCCGATCGTGCGGCCGTCGTTCGCGAGGAGTCCCGAAACCTGGCCGGCGCAACCCGGCTGGCGGCGCGGGAACTGGCCGCGAAGCCCGACGGCTCGGCGGCCTCGCGACTTCTCGCAACCTGCGTGCGATGCCACGTCGCGCTCCATTGA